The following DNA comes from Microbacterium terregens.
GAAGGTAATCGCGCACCGCGCCGAACCGGTTGAAGTACTCCATCATGAGCTGCTTGGCCTCGGTCTGCTCGATGCGCAACTGCTTGGAGAGTCCGAACGCCGACAGGCCGTAGACGAGGCCGTACGACATGGCCTTCACCTTCGTGCGCATCGCAGGTGTCACATCCTCGGGGGTGACCCCGAAGACCCGGGCGCCGACGAACCGGTGCAGGTCCTCGCCGGAGTTGAACGCTTCCACCAGCCCCGGGTCCTCCGACAGGTGCGCCATGATCCGCATCTCGATCTGGGAGTAGTCCGCAGTCAGCAGCGTCTCGTAGTCCTCACCGACTTCGAAGGCTGCCCGGATGCGGCGGCTCTCCTCCGTGCGGACCGGGATGTTCTGCAGGTTCGGGTCGGTGCTGGACAGGCGTCCGGTCTGGCTGCCCGTCTGCACATAGGTGGTCCGGACGCGGTGATCAGCCCCGATGGCGGTGTCCAGCGACTCGATGATCTGTCGCAGTTTCGTGGCTTCGCGATGCTGCAGCAGCAGATCCAGGAAGGGATGGGGGTTGGACTCCTGCAGGTCGGCGAGCACCGCGGCATCCGTCGAATAGCCCGTCTTCGTCTTGCGCGTCTTGGGCAGCTGCAGTTCCTCGAACAGGACCTCCTGCAGCTGCTTGGGTGAGCCGAGGTTGACCTCCCGGCCGATCGCCGCGTACGCGTCCAGCGCGATGGCGTCGGCGCGCCGGGTCAGATCGGCGGAGAAGCCCGAGAGCTTCGCGTGCGAGACCGCCACCCCCGCCAGCTCCATGTCGGCGAGCGTCAGCAGCGTCGGCAGTTCGATGTCCGCGAGAACGGTCAGAACGCTGGGCGGAAGCTCCGCGCGCAAGGCGGCGGCGACACGCAGCGTGAACCAGGACAGCTGACCGGGGGTCGCTCCCTCCGTCTCGGGAACGAGCTGGGTGGGGTCGGCTTCGGGCAGCTTCTCGCCCAGATAGCGGTCCACCAGGTCGGAGAGCGTCTTGTCGGGGAAGCTGGGGCGCAGCAGCCAGCCCGCGATGGACGTGTCGAAGGCGAGGCCGCCCACGCGGATGCCGGCGCGTCGCAGCGCCTTCACCTGCGGCTTGGCGTCGCTGAAGACCTTGGGTGAGTCCGCCGACAGCCAGGGCGTGAGCTGTGCGGCCACCTCGGGCGTCCAGTCGGCTTCGACGACCGCCTCGGCCGTCGCCAGCCCCACCCGGCGCGGCAGCCCGCCCTCCAAGACGAGAGTCACCCCGACTTCGCCGGCCGCGTCAGAGGCCCACGTCGCGAGATCCGGTGCAGCCAGCTGGGCAGGGGTGGGCATGATGACCGCGGCGGGGGCCGTGGCGGTGCTCGTGGCCTCATCGATCCCGGCGGCGTCGAAGACGCGGGGAAGGAGCGTGCGGAACTCGAGGCGGGCGAAGATGTCGCGAACGGCCTGGGCGTCCATCGGCCGTGCAGCGAGCTCGGCGGGCGTCACGGGAAGCTCGACGTCGCGCAGCAGTCGATTGAGCCGGCGGTTGCGACGCACGTCCTCGATGTGCTCGCGGAGGTTGTTGCCGACGACACCGGTGACTTTGTCGGCGTTCTCGAGGAGGGCGTCGAGCGAGCCGAACTGACCGATCCACTTCACCGCGGTCTTCTCGCCGACCTTGGGCACGCCGGGCAGGTTGTCGCTGGTCTCGCCGACCAGTGCCGCGATGTCGGGGTATTGCTCGGGCCGAACGCCGTAACGCTCGATCACGGCTGCAGTGTCGTACCGCTTCAGCTGGGATACGCCCTGGACATTCGGGTAGAGCAGCGTGATGTCGTCGTTGACGAGCTGGATGGTGTCGCGGTCGCCCGAGCACACCAGGACGTCGTAGCCCAGCTCAGCGCCCTGGGTCGCGAGCGTCGCCAGGATGTCGTCGGCCTCGAAGTCCTCTTTCTGCAGCACCGTGATGCTCATGGCGGCCAGGCAGTCCTGCAGGAGCGGGATCTGTCCCTTGAACTCGCTGGGCGTCTCGGAGCGGTTCGCCTTGTACTCGGGGTACTCGCGGGAGCGGAAAGACTGCCGGGAGGTATCGAACGCGACCGCCAGATGGGTGGGCCGCTCGGCCTTGATCAGGTTGATCAGCATCGCCAGGAACCCGTAGATCCCGTTGGTGTGCTGGCCGTCCTTGGTCGTGAAATTGTCCACGGGGAGTGCGAAGAACGCCCGATATGCCAGCGAATGGCCGTCCACGATGAGGAAGGTAGGCTTTGCGGAGTCCGTCACCCTGACAGCCTAGTCAGGGCGGATGACAGCAATCCGACGAGGGCCCGAAGGCGAGCGATGACCCCCCAGCCACCCACAGACGTGAACGGTTCGGCGCGGGTCGCCCAGCGCGGAATGGGAGCTCTGGCCGAGAAGATGGGGATGCAGTTCCTCGAGTTCTCCGTCGACCGCTGCGTCGCGACATTGCCGGTGGAGGGCAACACGCAGCCCGTCGGGCTCATGCACGGTGGCGCGTACGTCGTGCTGGCGGAGTCACTCGGATCGATGGCTGCGAACCTCCACGCGGGACCCGGGCGACTGGCGCTCGGCGTCGACATCAACGCGACCCACACGCGCTCGGCGACGTCCGGGCTCGTGACCGGCGTGTGCACGCCCGTCCACCTCGGACGCAGTCTCACCGTGCACGAGATCGCGGTCAGCGACGATCAGGGCAGACGACTGTCGACGGTCCGGATCACCAACATGATCAAGAGCGCTCCGACGGTCTGAGAGGCGTCGGCCGCTCGGCCCGTCAGCCCTTCTTGGGGGCCAGCTGCTCGATGATCGCCTTCGCGACGTCCTGCATCGTGAGGCGGCGATCCATCGACGCCTTCTGGATCCAGCGGAACGCCTCGGGCTCGGACAAGCCCATCTTCTCGTTCAGCAGGCCCTTGGCGCGGTCGACGAGCTTGCGGGTCTCGAAGCGCTCGACCATGTCGGCCACTTCGGCCTCGAGCGTGATGATCTGCTCGTAGCGCGCGAGGGCGATCTCAATCGCGGGCAGCAGGTCGTTCGGCGTGAACGGCTTGACCACGTATGCGAGAGCGCCGGCTTCGCTCGCGCGTTCGACGAGCTCTTTCTGGCTGAACGCGGTCAGGAGCACGACGGGCGCGATGTGGTTCTTGCTCAGCCTCTCGGCAGCGGAGATGCCATCGAGGTGCGGCATCTTCACGTCCATGATGACCAGGTCGGGCCGCAGTTCGGTGGCCAGCTGAACCGCGGTCTCGCCGTCGCCCGCCTCGCCGACGACGTCGAAGCCGTTGTCCCGGAGGATCTCGACGATGTCGAGCCGAATCAACGACTCGTCCTCCGCAACGACCACTCGTCGGGGCGTGGATGCCGGAGAACCGGTCGCCTGCTCTTCGTCAGTCACCATTGAATCCTACGGTATCGTCGTTCGCGGACGTGCCGGAGCCGGTGTGGCGGAATGGCAGACGCGGAGCACTCAAAATGCTTTGCCTGAAAGGGCGTGTGGGTTCGAGTCCCACCACCGGTACGTTGAGATGTTCACGTTCTTCGCGAGATGCATGCATCACGCCGAGGATCTTCTGTCGAATGCGACACGGCCTGAAGGAAGATCGGTCACCAGGGAAGATCCCCGGCGGCGCCGCGGTTGGGCCCAGGTATGAGAGCGATCGTCTACACGAAGCCTGGTAGCGCGTCCGTCCTGCAGCTGACCGAACGAGAGCTGCCGCAGCCCGATCGCGGGGAGGTGCGGGTCCGGATCGTGGTGTCCGGCGTGAATCCGACCGACTGGAAGTCCCGCAGCGGTGGCGGCAGCGCCGCCGGTCCCGGCACGGAGTTCGTGCCGAACCAGGACGGCGCCGGTGTGGTGGATGCTGTCGGCGACGACGTCAGTCAGCTATCGGTCGGCGACCGCGTCTGGCTTGCACTCTCGGCGTGGCAGCGCCCCACCGGCGGCACCGCCCAGGAGTACACCGTGCTTCCGGTCGAGCGGGTCTTCCCGCTCCCCGACGTGGCCGACTTCGATCTCGGCGCCTCCCTCGGTGTGCCCGCCCTCACCGCGCACCGCGCGCTCACCGTCGCCGAAGACGGCCCGAGCCGACTGGCGCCGGGCGTCCTCGCGGGACGGAGCGTGCTCGTCGCCGGGGGCGCTGGTGCGGTCGGGCATGCCGCCATCCAGCTCGCTCGCTGGGCCGGCGCGACCGTGATCGCCACCGTGTCCAACGAGGAGAAGGCAGAACTGGCGGCCGCCGCGGGCGCACTGCATGTCGTGCACTACACCGCCCCGGATGCCGCGCAGCGGATCCGCGCGATCGCCCCCGATGGCGTGGATCAGATCGTCGAGGTCAGCGTGGGCGGCAACAACGCGCTGAATCTCGCCGTCGCCCGGTCTCGGACGACGATCGCCTCGTATGCGAACGATCGTGCGGAAGGTTTCCCGCTGGATGTGGGGGCGGCAATGCGACTGAACCTGCGGTACCAGTTCGTGTTGCTCTACACCGTGGGCGCGGACGCCCTCCGTCAGGGTGCCGAAGACGTGAACGCGGCGATCCGCGACGGCGCGCTGCCGATCGGCGTCGAGGCCGGACTACCGGTGCACCGGTTCGCGCTCGAGCAGACCGCCGACGCCCATCGCGCTGTCGAGCAGGGCGCCGTCGGCAAGGTGCTCATCGACGTGACGGCACCGTAGCGCCGCAGCGGTTCGCACCCCGCGTCTCGAGCGCCCATGGTCGGGTTGAGCCCGT
Coding sequences within:
- a CDS encoding NADPH:quinone reductase encodes the protein MRAIVYTKPGSASVLQLTERELPQPDRGEVRVRIVVSGVNPTDWKSRSGGGSAAGPGTEFVPNQDGAGVVDAVGDDVSQLSVGDRVWLALSAWQRPTGGTAQEYTVLPVERVFPLPDVADFDLGASLGVPALTAHRALTVAEDGPSRLAPGVLAGRSVLVAGGAGAVGHAAIQLARWAGATVIATVSNEEKAELAAAAGALHVVHYTAPDAAQRIRAIAPDGVDQIVEVSVGGNNALNLAVARSRTTIASYANDRAEGFPLDVGAAMRLNLRYQFVLLYTVGADALRQGAEDVNAAIRDGALPIGVEAGLPVHRFALEQTADAHRAVEQGAVGKVLIDVTAP
- a CDS encoding hotdog fold thioesterase translates to MTPQPPTDVNGSARVAQRGMGALAEKMGMQFLEFSVDRCVATLPVEGNTQPVGLMHGGAYVVLAESLGSMAANLHAGPGRLALGVDINATHTRSATSGLVTGVCTPVHLGRSLTVHEIAVSDDQGRRLSTVRITNMIKSAPTV
- a CDS encoding ANTAR domain-containing response regulator: MVTDEEQATGSPASTPRRVVVAEDESLIRLDIVEILRDNGFDVVGEAGDGETAVQLATELRPDLVIMDVKMPHLDGISAAERLSKNHIAPVVLLTAFSQKELVERASEAGALAYVVKPFTPNDLLPAIEIALARYEQIITLEAEVADMVERFETRKLVDRAKGLLNEKMGLSEPEAFRWIQKASMDRRLTMQDVAKAIIEQLAPKKG
- the polA gene encoding DNA polymerase I, whose protein sequence is MTDSAKPTFLIVDGHSLAYRAFFALPVDNFTTKDGQHTNGIYGFLAMLINLIKAERPTHLAVAFDTSRQSFRSREYPEYKANRSETPSEFKGQIPLLQDCLAAMSITVLQKEDFEADDILATLATQGAELGYDVLVCSGDRDTIQLVNDDITLLYPNVQGVSQLKRYDTAAVIERYGVRPEQYPDIAALVGETSDNLPGVPKVGEKTAVKWIGQFGSLDALLENADKVTGVVGNNLREHIEDVRRNRRLNRLLRDVELPVTPAELAARPMDAQAVRDIFARLEFRTLLPRVFDAAGIDEATSTATAPAAVIMPTPAQLAAPDLATWASDAAGEVGVTLVLEGGLPRRVGLATAEAVVEADWTPEVAAQLTPWLSADSPKVFSDAKPQVKALRRAGIRVGGLAFDTSIAGWLLRPSFPDKTLSDLVDRYLGEKLPEADPTQLVPETEGATPGQLSWFTLRVAAALRAELPPSVLTVLADIELPTLLTLADMELAGVAVSHAKLSGFSADLTRRADAIALDAYAAIGREVNLGSPKQLQEVLFEELQLPKTRKTKTGYSTDAAVLADLQESNPHPFLDLLLQHREATKLRQIIESLDTAIGADHRVRTTYVQTGSQTGRLSSTDPNLQNIPVRTEESRRIRAAFEVGEDYETLLTADYSQIEMRIMAHLSEDPGLVEAFNSGEDLHRFVGARVFGVTPEDVTPAMRTKVKAMSYGLVYGLSAFGLSKQLRIEQTEAKQLMMEYFNRFGAVRDYLRSSVEQAKIDGYTETIFGRRRPFPDLGSPNRVLRENAERAALNAPIQGSAADIMKIALFHIHDEFAAAQLRSRVLMQIHDELVIEVAPGEWDAAERIVRDRMGDAASLTVPLDVQIGRGADWNEAGH